From a single Candoia aspera isolate rCanAsp1 chromosome 10, rCanAsp1.hap2, whole genome shotgun sequence genomic region:
- the NKPD1 gene encoding NTPase KAP family P-loop domain-containing protein 1, translating into MWPKINGGGGHSLSSTDAQEGCSMYAEEVQIDPAEADGKGPACLGTQVGGPPTPELMNSYGEEVIRLHHGEECHESGCLCSSGEAHFDHTECHTKEILTEDDIYCCCLSKTLCHTSTPVTVGFYSPCGTRLHSLLDQIAGCMLRESIRREENEFRRTHQRPRLPQGMNYLTLLWYLVFYQPVITEVHLRRKNIEFLFIRFSAWEYAGSDKLWAGLVTTLCDHIRHQFGPLPLSFYHVVGSRPEFASGFTQQEWRLKKKTCCTVGGLVFVLLAGAGLATTAILVPEMRDGTVLKILGSTIAGISGSGFIIAITPVIKHLIISQKKKIESMTSDEKFTSHLGFMSSVKKEIEVLTNYVYYMEIFERRRLRIVFEITSLDICYPERVVGVLNAINTLLSDRNAPFIFILVVDPCVIVSCLEQASSMKGMADNGYLYLNRTVTLPFSIPEIGIRSKMSFLHEAFQTREDLMYSIITRNMELGVKKSKGNDAALVNLGMSVEVDQHQIDAQAVQYIHEAFHCLHNEYDCLYKYIPDSIIQMRRIVNTIPITIRLMTQQPMLRHNIYPRAVAGWVVLANQWPCRLSWILQCMEDRLQRQPPNDYENRSMWSVFVETCSELFSKHKELQNIMALDGDPELLERFLSCDFPFTIQEGRKFLKYTVNLDHSVRHKMGQLQALSSLEKHYSKGEANSEKRD; encoded by the exons GGTCCAGCCTGTCTGGGAACTCAGGTTGGTGGTCCACCAACTCCAGAGCTGATGAATTCCTATGGCGAGGAAGTCATTAGGCTGCACCACGGGGAGGAGTGCCACGAATCGGGGTGCCTGTGCTCGAGCGGGGAGGCCCACTTTGACCACACCGAATGCCACACTAAAG AAATCCTGACAGAAGATGACATTTATTGCTGCTGTTTATCCAAGACACTCTGCCATACCTCCACCCCGGTCACGGTGGGCTTCTATTCACCCTGTGGGACTCGTCTTCACTCCCTTCTTGACCAGATTGCAG GATGCATGCTCAGAGAATCCATCCGAAGGGAAGAAAACGAGTTCAGGAGGACTCACCAGAGGCCCCGACTGCCCCAGGGGATGAATTATCTTACGCTGCTCTGGTACCTTGTCTTCTACCAGCCAGTCATCACGGAGGTGCACCTTCGAAGGAAAAACATTGAGTTCCTCTTCATAAGGTTCAGTGCCTGGGAATATGCAGGCAGTGACAAGTTGTGGGCTGGTCTGGTCACCACCCTCTGTGACCACATCCGCCACCAGTTTGGTCCTCTTCCCCTGAGTTTTTACCACGTGGTAGGAAGCCGCCCAGAATTTGCCTCAGGATTCACCCAACAAGAATGGAGGCTTAAAAAGAAGACATGCTGCACTGTGGGAGGGCTCGTGTTTGTTTTGCTAGCTGGCGCAGGCCTGGCCACCACTGCCATCCTCGTGCCAGAGATGAGGGATGGCACAGTCCTGAAGATCCTGGGTAGCACCATTGCTGGCATTTCAGGATCCGGGTTCATTATAGCCATCACTCCTGTGATTAAGCACTTGATCATCAGCCAAAAGAAGAAGATAGAGAGCATGACCAGCGATGAGAAATTCACCAGCCACCTGGGTTTCATGAGCTCAGTGAAGAAAGAGATTGAAGTCCTCACCAACTATGTCTACTACATGGAAATCTTTGAGCGTCGGCGCCTGAGGATCGTCTTTGAGATTACAAGTTTGGATATATGCTACCCGGAACGGGTGGTTGGGGTGCTGAATGCCATCAATACCCTACTTTCAGATAGGAATGCCCCATTCATCTTCATCCTGGTTGTTGACCCCTGTGTCATCGTATCTTGCTTGGAGCAGGCCAGCTCCATGAAGGGAATGGCCGACAATGGGTACCTGTACCTCAACCGCACGGTGACCCTTCCCTTCTCCATCCCGGAAATTGGCATCCGATCCAAGATGAGTTTTTTGCACGAGGCTTTCCAGACTCGGGAAGATCTAATGTACAGCATCATTACAAGGAACATGGAGCTGGGAGTGAAAAAGTCCAAAGGGAACGACGCAGCCTTGGTGAACCTGGGCATGTCAGTGGAAGTGGACCAACACCAGATCGATGCTCAGGCAGTCCAGTACATCCATGAAGCTTTCCATTGTTTACATAATGAATACGATTGCCTCTACAAATATATCCCAGACAGCATTATCCAGATGAGAAGGATCGTCAATACCATCCCCATTACTATCAGGCTTATGACTCAACAGCCCATGCTGAGGCACAACATCTATCCCCGGGCAGTGGCCGGTTGGGTGGTCCTGGCCAACCAGTGGCCATGTCGCTTGAGTTGGATCCTACAGTGCATGGAAGACAGGCTGCAGAGGCAGCCACCAAACGATTATGAGAACAGGTCCATGTGGAGCGTCTTTGTGGAGACCTGCAGCGAGCTTTTCTCCAAACACAAGGAGCTTCAGAACATCATGGCTTTAGATGGTGACCCTGAGCTTTTAGAGAGATTCTTGTCCTGTGATTTTCCCTTCACCATACAAGAAGGGAGGAAATTCCTGAAGTATACGGTCAACTTAGACCATTCAGTAAGGCATAAGATGGGACAGCTGCAGGCTCTGTCTTCTCTAGAGAAACACTATAGCAAAGGTGAAGCAAATTCAGAAAAAAGAGATTAG